CCGTCTCTTAACGTAACTTACCATCCCAACAAGGTTTTTTTATCCCCAAAATCTCAAAAATAGAATCAATCAAGATTCTGGGGTTTTTCGTTCCGGCAAGGCGACTGTCCAGTGAGCGCGGAGGCATACTTTAGCGATTCCGCACAAGGGAACGACACAGCAACGCAGCCGGAACGGAAAAGAACCTCGTGAATAGTCCGGGCTAGAATGGCATCCCCATCGGGCCTTTCCCTTTCCCGCCCTTTCCGAACCTCTTCATCATCTTCTTCGCCTGGTCGAACTGCTTTAACAGCCGGTTCACATCGGTGACGGTGGTGCCGGAGCCGGCAGAGATGCGTTTTCTTCGGCTGCCGTTGATGATCTTCGGGTGCTGGCGCTCCCTGGGGGTCATGGAATCAATGATGGCGGTGACCTTTACCAGTTCCCGGTCATCCATCTCGGCCGGCATGGCGTTTTTCATCTTTCCGGGCAGGGGCAGCATGGAGAGGATCTCCTGCATGGACCCCATCTCCTTGACCTTTTTCAATTGATCCCGGAAATCCGCCAGGTCGAAATCCCCCTTGCGGGTCTTTTTGACCAGTTTGGCCGCTTCCTTTTCGTCGAAGGTCTTCTCGGCCTTGTCGATGAGGGTCATGATGTCGCCCATCCCGAGGATCCTGGATGCGATCCGTTCCGGGTAAAAGGCTTCCAGACCTTCCATTCCCTCGCCGATCCCCGCGAACTTGATCGGGACTCCGGTTATGTGGCGCATGGACAGGGCCGCGCCTCCCCTGGCGTCGCCGTCAAGCTTTGTGAGGATGATCCCTGTAAGCTTGAGTTTGTTGTGGAAGGATTCGGCCACATGAACTGCGTCCTGGCCCGTCATGGAGTCCGCCACAAGCAGGGTTTCGTGGGGGTGTACCGCTCCCGAGAGGGCTAACGCTTCGGCCATGAGGTCGTCATCCACGTGTAAACGCCCTGCCGTATCGACAATGACAGTGTCGCACCCTGCACGCCCCGCTTCAATAGAAGCCTGACGGTAGACCTCAAGAGAGGTTAAAGATGTGTCGGAATGAAAGACCGGGACCCCCACCTTGCCGGCTACCGAAACCAGCTGGTCCACCGCTGCGGGACGGCTCAGGTCCGCGGGGATGAGGTAGGGCCGGAGTCCCTTTTCCTTAAGGTGAAGAGCCAGCTTGGCGCAGGTGGTAGTTTTGCCGGACCCCTGAAGGCCTACCATGAGAATCCTGGTAGGGGGAACGTCGGCTTTGGCAAGCTCTGCCCGGGAACCGCCTAAAATTCCGGCCAGCTCTCCGTGAACGATCTTGATAACCTGCTGGGCCGGAGTGAGGCTGCCTGATACTTCGTCACCCACCGACCGTTCCCTGGTCCGCGCCAGGAACTCCTTGACCACCTTGAAGTTGACGTCCGCTTCCAGAAGGGCCAGCCTGACCTCCCTCAGTGTGGCATCGATATCCTCTGCCGTGAGGCGCCCTCGGCCTTTTAACTTTTTGAAAACGCTGTCTAGTTTGTCCGCAAGGTTGTTGAACATAGGAAATGCACCTCATAATTAGTGAACCGTGAACCGTAGACTATTTCAAATTACCAAAAAAGATTGTCTCGCGCCTGATCATTTCACTCGCTTCCGTCGTCGCTAAAGCTATGACGGACAAGCAAGACGCCAGGGACGCAAAGAAGATCTGTAATATTTTGTCCTCTGTACCCGGTGGTAAACTAGCCTTTCATCGCGTTTATGGCAACCGTGCTTTCTCCCAGATCCCGGTTTTCTCAGTAACCTCAGTGAACTTCCGTCGTCGCCTTCGGCTATGCTGTGACAAGCTGTGGTGAAAACATCGCTTTTATATCAATCTGGATCGCTTCACATAAATGACTGTTCGCGATGACGGGTGAAGCGGTATCTAGGTATGTAGGTGTCTAGCCCGGACTATTCACGAGGTTCTTTTCCGTTCCGGCGGCGTTGCTGAGTCGTTCGCTTGTGCGGAATACTAAAGTATGCCTCCGCGCTCACTCCACAGTCGCCTTGCCGGAACGAAAAATTCCTCTCCTGACTATGTCCGCTCAACCCCGCCTAATTCATGATGCTTATAGCGCCATTCCCATTTATCTTTAATTGCCACACAGTTAGCTGACATCTTATTTGCATCATGAATAATGCGGGCTAGGTGAAAGATAATAACTACGACGCGGTATGCAAGTGCGACTGGATTCCGGGTCGTTGCCCGGAATGACGGAGTGGGTTCTTTCCGCATTCAGGTTTTACCCTGCGTTCCCTGCGTCCCTGCGAGAGACACATACAGCGGACAAGTTGACCGCACCTGTCGCCTGCGTTCCTTGCGTCCCTGCGAGAGACACATACAGCGGACAAGTTGACCGCACCTGTCGCCTGCGTTCCCTGCGTCCCTGCGAGAGACGCCTTGATTGCTTTCATTGAGGATGTGCCTTCCCCAGGATTTAAGATTTTACCCTGTTAAACCCTGTGGTGCGGCCTGTAATTGGCCGCTCTGAAAAACTCTGCGTAAGGGCTTTTATCGTCTTTATAGCACCCGTGTTTTTTACTTTGGAAAAGATCTAAAATTCACTTTCCACGGTTGTCAAAAACCGGAAATTATGGAATGGTAGCGTGTTTGTCAAGGACAGCTCCCAGAACCGTTAACCATCGTTTCGGGTGCTAAACATCATTATGAAGGAGATTGACAGGTGCAGACGCTTTTTCTCATCATTATAGGTACGGTATTCGTCAACAACTTTGTGCTGGCCCGCTTCCTGGGGTTGTGTCCCTTCATGGGGGTGTCCAAGAGGATCGAGACCGCTACAGGCATGGGGATGGCGGTGGTGTTCGTCATGACCGTCGCCGCATCGGTGACATGGAACATCCAGAACTTCCTCCTCATCCCGTTCCAGCTCGAATACCTCCAGACCATCATGTTCATCCTGGTCATTGCCTCCCTGGTACAGTTTGTGGAGATGTTCGTTCGGAAGGTCAGCCCTGGGCTGTATCAGTCTCTCGGCATTTTTCTGCCCCTCATCACCACGAACTGTGCTGTTCTGGGTGTGGCGCTGCTCACAGTTCAGAAGGGGCTGGGTTTCTTCCACACCCTGGTCTTCGCCTTTGGTTCTTCCCTCGGTTTCACTCTGGCTCTCGTTCTTATGGCGGGTATCAGGGAAACGGGAGAGATGGCCAATGTGCCCAAACCGTTTAAGGGGACGGCCCTTGCCTTTGTCACTGCGGGCCTTCTTTCACTTGCCTTCATGGGCTTTTCCGGAATGGTGAAATAGAGCTATGGTTACAGCAGTCGTAAGTCTTACCGGACTCGGACTTGTCGCCGCTTTCGGCCTCAGTCTCGCATCAAAAAAATTCCACGTTGAAATTGACCCCCGTCTTGAGATTATCGAGGGCATCCTGCCTGGTCTGAACTGCGGGGCCTGTGGTTACGCCGGATGTCCCGGTTTCGCCGTCGGCCTCCTGGCGGGTGAATCGGAGCCCACGGGCTGTGCCCCCGGGGGCGAGGTCGTTATCTCGCAGTTGGCCGAGTTCCTGGGCCTCGACGTGGGGGATGTTGTTAAAAAGATCGCTGTCCTGCAGTGCGGTGGGACCAACGAGAAGGCCGCTATGGATGCACAGTATGAAGGGGTCCAGGACTGCCGCGCAGCCATCCTCATTGGTGGTGGAGGCAAAGCTTGCCGCTACTCCTGCGTGGGATACGGGACCTGTGAGGCGGTTTGTCCCTTCGACGCCATCGTCATGAAGCCAGATGGTCTTCCCATCGTTTATGCCGACAAGTGTACGGCTTGCAACAAGTGCGTCGTGGCCTGTCCCAGGGATGTCCTCGCCCTGGAGCCCCTCAACCACGAGGTGCGGGTCAGCTGCAGCTCCACCGATACCGGTGGACGTGTCAGGAAGGTCTGCCAGGTGGGTTGCACAGGATGCGGGATCTGTGAAAAAGTCTGTCCGGTGGAAGCTGTTAAAGTGGACAACAGCCTGGCCCTCATCAACCCGGACAAGTGCGTGGAGTGCGGGATCTGCGCCGACAACTGCCCTCAGGATACCATCCTCGACGGCATGCTGCCCCGTTCCCCCGTGTTTATCTCTGATGCCTGTAACGGGTGCACCATCTGTGCGAAGGTCTGTCCTTTTGACGCCATCCAGGGTGAGACCAAGGAACTTCACGTAGTGGACCCCGAGCGCTGCACAGGCTGCCAGTTGTGTGTCGAGAGGTGTAATGTGAGTGCTATCAGTGTAGCGAAAAATTGAAGGGTGAAGGAGGAAGGAAGAAGATAATAACGGGATTTACGATAAGAGATCATTGCGATCAGAAGATCAGGAGTATTCAAAGCATTTTATTCATCCTCCCTCCTTCCCTATCCCTCCTTCCGTTGCTAAGGTCTTAACCTATGGATACCATTTTATTTTCAGCCTCCCTCTTTTTCCTGTTCCTGGCCACACTGCACTATCTGCTTTTCCTCGTTTACCGCAATCCGATCGTGCCCAGGGTGGCCCGCTACACCCTCTACCTGACCTTTGCCTCTCAGCTGGGATATTTCCTGTCCAGGTACCTCAAGGGGGGGATGCCCTTCGGGACCAATATGTATGAGTCCCTGGTCTTTTTCTCCTGGTGCCTCGTCACCGCCTACCTGGTCATCACCATTAAATACAAAGTACCCGTTGTGGGCGCTTTCGTTATGCCTATCAATTTAATCCTCATGGTCGCCGCCGCTCTGTTGCCCAACAAGGGGATCGGGGAGATCCCTCCCGCACTTCAGAGCAACTGGCTGCCCATCCACGTGACCCTGAGTTTCATGGGTGACGCCCTGTTCGCCATGGCCTTCGGTTCGGGGGTCATGTACCTGATCCAGGAGCGACAGCTCAAGAGAAAACGCCCCGGAGCATTATATTACAGGCTTCCCAGCCTGGATGTCCTCGACTCCATGAACTACAGGGCCCTCACTGTAGGCTTCCCGTTGCTCACACTCGGCATCATCACCGGTTCAGTGTGGGCGCAGTACGCCTGGGGTTCCTACTGGAGTTGGGATCCCAAGGAAACCTGGTCTCTCATAACCTGGCTCATCTACGCTGCGGTCCTGCACGCCCGGCTGACGGCGGGTTGGCGGGGACGCAAGGCGGCCTGGTTCTCCATCATCGGATTCGCGGCTGTCCTGTTTACCTTCCTCGGCGTCAATCTTCTCCTGAGCGGTCTGCATTCCTATAATTAAAGGGTAACATGGAAATACTCATCGTCGGACTGAGCCACAAGACAGCGCCCCTGGATATAAGGGAGACGGTCTCCTTTTCCGAGAGGAACATGGAGGAGGGTGTGCGCTCGCTCGTGGCCTGCCCCAGCGTAGCCGAGGGCCTCATCGTCTCCACCTGCAACAGGGTGGAGATTTACACCGCCACATCGAAAAAGAAGGTGGAGGAGGCAAAGAGTGAGATTATCGGTTTCCTGGCCGATTTTCACGATGTTCCCAGGGAGAAGCTTGATCCCCATATTTACACCATGTCCGGTGAGGAGTGTGTCGGACACATCTTCCGGGTGGCATCCAGCCTTGATTCCATGGTGGTTGGAGAACCCCAGATCCTGGGCCAGGTCAAGGAAGCTTTCGGATGCGCGGCCAGCGCCCACGCCACCGGCAACATCCTGAACCGGCTTCTTCATAAAGCCTTTTCGGTGGCCAAAAGGGTTCGTTCCGAGACCAGGATCGCCACCTCCGCCGTCTCCATCTCCTTTGCGGCAGTGGAGCTTGCCAAGAAGATCTTCGGTGAACTTACCGGCAAGACGGTTATGCTCATCGGCGCCGGGGAAATGGCGGAACTGGCCGCGCGGCACCTCCTCAGCAACGGTGTCGAACACATCATCGTGGCAAACCGGACCTACGAAAACGCTGTCAAGCTGGCAGAGGAGTTCAAGGGGTCGGCAATTCCCTTCAATGAACTGGCCCAGCAGATGGAACTGGCTGATATCGTCATCAGCTCAACCGGTGCTCCCACCACCATCATCGACAAGAAGATGGTCAAGGATGTCATCAAGCGCAGGCGCAACAAGCCCATGTTCTTCATCGACATCGCTGTTCCGAGAGACATCGATTCGGCGGTGAACGAGGTGGAAAACGTTTACGCCTACGATATCGATGACCTGGAGGGGGTTGTTGAGACCAACATCAAGACCCGCTCCAAGGAGGCGGCCAAAGCCGAGGAGATCGTTGTGGGTGAGGTGGGGCAGTTCCTGGATTGGATGCGATCCAGGGAATCTTTCCCCACAATCGTGGCCTTAAGAGAATGGGCAGAGGAAGTTCGCCGAACCGAACTTGCCAAAACCATGAAACGGATGGAAGGCCTCAGCGAGGTGGATGCCAAAAGGGTGGAGGCCATGACCGAATCCATTTTGAACAAGATCCTCCACCGCCCCATCAGCAGGATGAAGAAAGCGGCTCACAAGGGAGATGAAGGGGAAGTGGTGGGGATGGTGAGGGAGATCTTTGAAATTGAGGACTAGATCGAAAGTCGATGCCGTTAATTTCAAAGATCGATCTCAGATCTCAGATCTCAAATCATGGCCATCGGCTCCACTGCTATTATAGACAGCTGGGGATAGGATATAAGAGGGTTTATTGAGATCGAGTTTGCGTTATTGCTTTAACCTTATAATAAGTTAAATCAAAAATACTGGTTTTGGACTCATTCTGCCTTTTTTGAGATTTGAGATTTGAGATTTGAGATCAGTATTTTATTACGGGAGGTTTTCATTGAGTAATAAAATACATATAGGCACCCGCGGCAGCCAGCTTGCCCTGTGGCAGGCCAACTGGGTCAAGGAACAGCTCATTCGCAAGCATCCGGATCTTATGGTTGAGATCCATACCATAAAGACAATGGGCGACAAGATCCTGGATGTTCCCCTGGCCAAGGTGGGGGGCAAGGGCCTCTTCGTCAAGGAGATCGAGGAAGCTTTGCTGGATAAATCGGTGGACATCGCGGTCCACAGTATGAAGGATGTTCCCACTGAGCTTCCCGACGGCCTGGGCATCGTGGTCATTTCCCCGCGGGAGGATCCCAGGGACGCAGTCCTTGGCCAGAGCAGGGTCCCCATCCTGGAATTGCCACAGGGTGCAAAGATCGGTACGAGCAGCCTTCGCAGGCAGGCCCAGCTCTTCGCCGCCCGCCCCGATTTCGTCATCGAACCCCTTCGCGGTAATATCAATACCCGCCTGAGGAAACTGAAAGAGGGCATGTACGATGCCATCATCCTGGCCATGGCCGGCGTCAAGCGGCTGGGGTGGGAGCATGAGGTGACCGAAGTTATCGATCCCGAGGTCATGCTGCCTGCCATCGGTCAGGGGGCTCTTGGGATCGAAGCGCGCCTTAGTGACGAGCCCACTTTAGAGCGGATAGCCTTTTTGAACGATGATGTTACCGCGACCTGCGTTGCTGCTGAAAGGGCCTTCCTGCACCGGCTGGAAGGTGGCTGCCAGGTTCCCATCGCTGCCTACGCTGTCCGGGTGGGGGATGAAGTCCTGCTCACCGGTCTTGTGGGAAGCGTAGACGGCAAGAAGATCATCAAGGAATCGGCTCAGGGTCCGGCTGCGGAGGCGGCTCTCCTGGGCAATGGCCTGGCTACCCGCATCCTCGAAGCTGGCGGACGGGAGATCCTGGAAGAGGTGTATTGTAGGGAAATAAGCTAGCCCGCATTATTCATGATGGTGATGAGATGTGAGCTAACTGTGTGGCAAATATGGATAAATGGGAATGGCACGATAAACATCATGAATTATGCGGGGTTGTCCGGACATAGTCACGAGAGGAGTTTTTCGTTCCGGCAAGGCGACTGTCCAGTGAGCGCGGAGGCATACTTTAGTATTCCGCACAAGGGAACGACACAGCAACGCCGCCAGAACGGAAAAGAACCTCGTGAATAGGCCGGGCTAGAAGATCAGGGTCTAGGATCTGGGATCTAGGGTCTGGAAAAGGCAGTGCGTGGTGCGGAAGAACTGAAGCCAGTACCCAGGAGCCAGGAGTCAGGAGAAGTGCAGAATCTTTAACCGCAAAGGACGCAAAGTTTCGCGAAGTAAAAACAGGAAAGAGGAAAATACCCCAGTCTGTCATTGCGAGCATCAAATAGGCCACTTCCTAATTCTTCCTCCCCCTGTTGAGGGGGGAGGACCGAGGTGGGGGTGATTGAGGAAATCGAATCTGTCGAGGGCGACGCGGCAATCTCGGTTTAAAACAGAATGCAGGACGCAGCACCCAGCACGCAGAATAAGGTCAAAAGCCTTGACGCAGAGTTTCACAGAGCGGCCAATAAAAGGCCGCACCGCAAGGTTTCGCAGTATGATTAACAACAAACTCAATTTTGATTCAGGGTTTTAACTGCGGCCCTCTGCGTTAAAAGCTTTTATCGGTTTAAGTGTTTCAACATCAGGGGGTCGGAACTGAGCATTTTATGATAGAGCGAAGCGATGATCAGCCATTGGCAGGCATAAGCGTCCTGATCACGAGGGCCCGGGAGCAGTCGGCCGGGCTTTTGAAGGATCTCACCGCTAGGGGCGCTGTTGTTGCGGTGATCCCCGCAGTATCCATCTCACCCCTGCCGGAGCCGGAGGGTTTGGCCAGGGCTATGGCTCGGGTTGATAGTTACGACAATATCGTCTTCACGTCCTCTAACGGAGTGGCTTGTACACTCCAGCTGTTAGAACGTGAGGGTATAAAGCCCAAGGATCTTCCTCCTGCCCTGTGTGTGGGGGAAAAGACAGCAGGGGTCTGGAAGGGTGCAGGAGGAAGGGTAGGGGGTGTGCCGGAAAAGTACACGGCCGAGGCTCTTCTGGACTCTCTCGAAGAGGATCTTTCAGGCCGTTCCTTCCTCATTATGCGTCCCGAGGTGGTCAAGACCGATCTGGGAAAGGAAATGAGCCTGCGAGGGGCCGCGGTGGAGGAGGTCGTTATTTACCGAACAGTTGCTCCGGAAGAGGGGACTCAAGAGCTCCGGGAGCTGTTGGGAGAGGGAGGGCCGGACGTTGTTCTGTTTGCCAGCCCGTCGGCTGTGGAAGGAATCGTTAAAATGGCAGGAGCCGGGAGCCAGGAGCCAGGAGCCAGTATTCTAGACATGCCCGTAGTGTGTATCGGGCCGACAACGGCAAAGGCGGCAGAGGAGGCCGGGTTTACGGAGATATATTTCCCGGATGAACATACCGCTGAAGGAATGGTGAGCGAACTGATGGTGATTGCGGGAGCGCTGAAAAAGCACGCAGCACGCAGAATAAGATCAAGAGCAAAGCTGTTAGAATGTAGAACGTAGAAAAAAGCTTGAAACCTGAAACTTGATGGACTCGCAAAAAAGTCCATCAATGCGCCCCGCGCGGGGCGCCCAAATCAATTACTCGCACTGTAAGTCATTGATTTATAAGGAAAGGGAAAACGACGCTTTTCCCTTTCCGTGGAGCGAAAAGTCCCGATTGGACTTTTTGCGACTTTATCAAACTTGGATCTTGAAACTGAAACCGGAGGTTTCCATGTACTATCCCATATACAGGGGGCGCAGGACACGCCGTACCGAGACTTTGCGCCGCATGGTCAGGGAGACACGGCTTTCCCCGGACAACTTCATCTACCCTCTCTTCGTTGTTCACGGCGAAGGTGTTCGGAAAGAAATAGGAGCCATGCCGGGGGTGTTTCAACTCTCGGTGGACGAGATCGTAAAGGAGTGCCGGGAGTGCTGGGATCTGGGTATCCCTTCCGTCATTCTTTTCGGGATCCCGGCCCAAAAGGACGAGACTGGTTCCGAGGGCTGGGACCCGGAAGGCACGGTGCAGAAGGCCGTCCGGGCCATCAAGCGTGAGGTCCCGGAGATGGTGGTGACTACCGATGTGTGTCTCTGCGAGTACACCAGCCACGGGCACTGCGGTGTCATCAAAGGGGATGAGGTCCAAAACGATCCTACCCTGGAGCTGCTGGCAAAGGTTGCCCTTTCCCACGCCGAGGCCGGGGCGGATATCGTGGGTCCCTCCGACATGATGGATGGCCGCATTGGGGCTGTCCGGGAGGCTCTCGACGAGGAGGGGTACGAGCAGGTCATCGTCATGTCCTACGCGGTAAAGTACGCGTCGGCCTTCTACGGCCCCTTTCGGGAGGCCGCCGAGTCAACACCCCAGTTCGGTGACAGGCGCGCCTACCAGATGGATCCTCCCAACGCCGTTGAGGCCCTGAGGGAGGCGGCCCTCGATATTGAAGAAGGTGCTGACATTATCATGGTCAAACCGGCCCTTCCCTACCTTGACATCATTGCGGCCTTAAGGGACCGCTACGACATGCCTCTTGCTGCCTACAACGTCAGCGGCGAGTACTCCATGGTGAAGGCTGGAGGCAAGCTGGGCATGATCAACGCCGAGGGGGTCATGATGGAATCATTGATCTCTATCCGCAGGGCAGGCGCCAGCATGATCCTGACCTACTTCGCTAAAGAGGCTGCCCGGTTATTATAAGTATCGCGAAAGTTCTTGCGGAACTTTGACAGGGTCGCAAAAAGTCCGTTATCGGCTTTTTGCTCCCCGGAAAGTGAAAAGTGTNNNNNNNNNNNNNNNNNNNNNNNNNNNNNNNNNNNNNNNNNNNNNNNNNNNNNNNNNNNNNNNNNNNNNNNNNNNNNNNNNNNNNNNNNNNNNNNNNNGTCATTTTCACTTTCCTCACGGATCAATGACTTATATCGACAGTCATTGACCCGGGCGCCCCCCTCGGGGCGCGTTGATGACTTTTTGCCAAGTCATCGTCTATTGACAGGGTCGCAAAAAGTCCGTTATCGGCTTTTTGCTCCCCGGAAAGTGAAAAGTGTCATTTTCACTTTCCTCACGGATCAATGACTTATATCGACAGTCATTGACCCGGGCGCCCCCCTCGGGGCGCGTTGACAGGGTCGCAAAAAGTCCGTTATTGGCTTTTTGCTCCACTATATGGATAGATCAAAGCGGAGCAAGGGACAGATCATGGGGCGGATAATGGCTATTGACTGGGGTGAGCGCCGGATAGGGGTGGCCCTTTCCGATGAGAGCCGTACCATCGCCTCTCCCCACAGCGTTATCCAAAGGAAACAATCTCAGGGAAAGCAATCCCTGGACCGGGATCTCAATGATATCGTTCAGATCATTGCGGATAATGAAGTGGAATTTGTCATCTTCGGGCTGCCCATGCGCCTGGATGGAAGCATGGGTCCTGCGGCCATTGGGGTTCTGGAGGTCATCGAAAAATTGCGCCCGAAGGTATCGGTGAGGGTAGATACCTGGGACGAGAGGCTCTCCACCGTGGCAGCCGAAAGGGCTCTCCTTGAAGGGGACGTTTCCCGGAAAAAGCGAAAGAAAATCATAGATCAGGTGGCCGCCGCTCTTTTCCTGCAGTCCTTTCTTGATAGTGGAATTTATAAAGGCTAGTAATCAGCACGCAGCACGCAGAACGCAGAATGTAATACCCGCAACCCCGGAATCCGGAATACGGAATCAGGATGCATCCTTAGGCGGGACTCAGGGTTCGAACAGGATAAATAACTATGCTAATTGGTAAACTGAAAAGAAACCGCTCGATCGTCCCCGCTATCATCCTCGTGATGTTAGTCATTGCGGGTTCGGTCCTTGTCGGGGTATGGAACTTCTGGAACGCTCCCGCCGAAGATCCGGGCAGCGAGATCCTCATCACGATTCCCGGCGGGTCCTCCTTTGTCTCCGCTTCACAGCTTCTTGTGGACGCAGGGGTCATCAGGTCTCTTAAATTTTTTGTCCTGATGGGCAAGGTCAAGGGTCTTTCCAACAGCATCCAGGCCGGGGAGCTGATGTTTGACACCGGTATGACCCCCAGCCAGGTCCTGGATGTACTGGCGCGGGGTAAGGCGGTTTCCTACCATGTGACCATTCCCGAGGGGTATAACATCCAGATGGTGGCTTCCCTGCTGGCGGAAAAGGGTCTGGGGGATGCGGACCGCATTGTTGCGCTTGCACATGACCCGGAGTTTTCCCGGGGGTTGGGAGTCCCGGCGGACAGCCTTGAAGGGTTCCTGTTCCCCGACACATATTCATGGCCCAAGGGGTTGTCGGAAAAGGATATCCTTGGCCGGATGGTTGCCAAATACAATAGCGTCTTCACCGATGCCATGAGGGCAAGAGCCCGGGAGATGGGCATGACGGAGCTGGAGGTGGTTACTTTAGCTTCTATTATCGAGAAAGAGACCGGTGCGCCCGAAGAGAGGGAACAGGTTTCGGCGGTGTTCCACAACCGCCTGAAAAAGGGGTACAGGCTGCAGACCGACCCCACGGTCATCTACGGTATCGAGAATTTTAACGGTAACCTGACGAAGAAGGACCTTCGGACGGATCACCCCTACAATACCTACACCCGCAGCGGACTGCCGGTGGCCCCCATCGCCAACCCGGGGAAGGCCTCCCTGATGGCAGCCCTGTCCCCGGCCAAGGTCAGCTACCTCTATTTTGTAGCCAGGGGAGATGGGACCCACGTCTTTTCAAACAACCTGGTGGAGCACAACAAGGCTGTTGCCATCTACCAACTCGGGGAGGCCCCCAGATGACCCTCGACCCGTCACTGCTTGAAAAAGTGATCTTCTTACTTCTGTCTTCGGGAGGGGAGTTCGCAGATCTTTATTACCAGGACATGACGGCCAGGCAGGTGGAGGCTGAGTCCGGTCAGATCGAGCGTATTTCTACTATTCGGGAAAAGGGAGTGGGTCTGAGGCTGATTCGCCAGGGAGTGACTCACTTTGCCACAACGGTGGATCTTGCTCCCGACGCTCTGCTTACGTTGGCGTCTGCCCTCGCCTCTGGCGCCGGGATGGCTGGTAAAGGGCAAAAGGGAGAAAAAAGGAAAATCCACCTAACCGAGCTCCCGGCGGGACCCCTCCCCTTTGGCGAGGATCCCGCCGGGATCCCCCTTCAGGAGAAGGGGAAGCTGGTCATGGGAGCTCTGAGCGCACTGAAGGGGTTTGACAGCCGCCTCACCCAGACCAAAGCGATCTACAGGGATTCCTCCCAATCCATCCTCATCGCCAACAGTGACGGTGTCCTCGCCCGGGACTCCCGGTCCTACGGCGTCTTCCTGGTTCAGGTGGTGGTATCTGACGGCAGCCACATGCAGGTGGGGTACGAGCCCGTAGGGGGGATCGGGGGCTACAGCGTGTTCAGGGAAATGGATCCGGCCGAAGTTGCCATGACAGCCGCCAGGAGGGCCTTGACCATTCTGGAGGCACCGGAAGCCCCTGCCGGAAAGATGCCCGT
The DNA window shown above is from bacterium and carries:
- the hemB gene encoding porphobilinogen synthase, which gives rise to MYYPIYRGRRTRRTETLRRMVRETRLSPDNFIYPLFVVHGEGVRKEIGAMPGVFQLSVDEIVKECRECWDLGIPSVILFGIPAQKDETGSEGWDPEGTVQKAVRAIKREVPEMVVTTDVCLCEYTSHGHCGVIKGDEVQNDPTLELLAKVALSHAEAGADIVGPSDMMDGRIGAVREALDEEGYEQVIVMSYAVKYASAFYGPFREAAESTPQFGDRRAYQMDPPNAVEALREAALDIEEGADIIMVKPALPYLDIIAALRDRYDMPLAAYNVSGEYSMVKAGGKLGMINAEGVMMESLISIRRAGASMILTYFAKEAARLL
- the ruvX gene encoding Holliday junction resolvase RuvX — encoded protein: MDRSKRSKGQIMGRIMAIDWGERRIGVALSDESRTIASPHSVIQRKQSQGKQSLDRDLNDIVQIIADNEVEFVIFGLPMRLDGSMGPAAIGVLEVIEKLRPKVSVRVDTWDERLSTVAAERALLEGDVSRKKRKKIIDQVAAALFLQSFLDSGIYKG
- the mltG gene encoding endolytic transglycosylase MltG, with amino-acid sequence MLIGKLKRNRSIVPAIILVMLVIAGSVLVGVWNFWNAPAEDPGSEILITIPGGSSFVSASQLLVDAGVIRSLKFFVLMGKVKGLSNSIQAGELMFDTGMTPSQVLDVLARGKAVSYHVTIPEGYNIQMVASLLAEKGLGDADRIVALAHDPEFSRGLGVPADSLEGFLFPDTYSWPKGLSEKDILGRMVAKYNSVFTDAMRARAREMGMTELEVVTLASIIEKETGAPEEREQVSAVFHNRLKKGYRLQTDPTVIYGIENFNGNLTKKDLRTDHPYNTYTRSGLPVAPIANPGKASLMAALSPAKVSYLYFVARGDGTHVFSNNLVEHNKAVAIYQLGEAPR
- a CDS encoding TldD/PmbA family protein, whose translation is MTLDPSLLEKVIFLLLSSGGEFADLYYQDMTARQVEAESGQIERISTIREKGVGLRLIRQGVTHFATTVDLAPDALLTLASALASGAGMAGKGQKGEKRKIHLTELPAGPLPFGEDPAGIPLQEKGKLVMGALSALKGFDSRLTQTKAIYRDSSQSILIANSDGVLARDSRSYGVFLVQVVVSDGSHMQVGYEPVGGIGGYSVFREMDPAEVAMTAARRALTILEAPEAPAGKMPVVLSSKAGGTMVHEAVGHGLEADLTGQHLSVYVGKLGQQVASPIVTVVDDPTLPGRRGSYNIDDEGVPAEKTVLVDKGILKAYMSDKQSVLRDGIPATGNGRRQSFRHWPIPRMSNTIIEPGKDDPDEIIRSVDRGLLVLKMGGGQVNTVTGDFVFEVSEGYMINGGEVEGPVRGATLAGNGPEVLKSMDMVGTDLGFGLGTCGKDGQGVPVGDAQPTLRIPEIVVGGRDAEGNS